In Clostridiales bacterium, the following proteins share a genomic window:
- a CDS encoding AAA family ATPase yields the protein MALKFKNRAKEPNLKKVLVYGMDGSGKSTFAEQYCRDNGLNPVCIDIDDTNYTNVPIVEINLTTDLTTYNSIKETIKEITKSEFDTIILDGVTSLLELLTSRAKGMAAYSDRSKRWNDILRALLISKKNLIFVGQIDMELIFTPDAQSSKAVIKVNSMVNEKYYCYIDEKGQYLQDVKKFRSLEQIEAESKVTKKEEPVREDYPIREVAAQEAHLAQRKSKPSGFETAAKIEPTDENPVMENYVRTIAKRVALQGNKITKRTMRAKCFELVQMGDIPTELKDEIYQYINDNCPGEK from the coding sequence ATGGCTTTAAAATTTAAGAACAGAGCAAAAGAACCAAACCTCAAAAAGGTACTGGTTTATGGTATGGATGGTAGCGGTAAATCAACCTTTGCGGAACAATACTGCAGAGACAACGGCCTTAATCCAGTATGTATAGACATTGACGATACAAACTACACCAATGTCCCTATCGTAGAAATCAATTTGACAACTGACTTAACAACCTACAATTCAATCAAGGAAACCATTAAGGAAATAACCAAATCTGAATTTGATACCATTATCCTTGATGGGGTAACAAGTCTTTTAGAATTATTGACTTCAAGGGCTAAAGGAATGGCAGCATATTCCGATAGATCCAAAAGATGGAATGACATCTTAAGAGCATTATTGATTTCTAAAAAGAATCTCATTTTCGTAGGACAAATTGACATGGAGCTAATCTTTACTCCAGATGCACAGTCCTCCAAAGCAGTTATCAAGGTAAACAGTATGGTAAATGAAAAGTACTACTGCTACATTGATGAGAAAGGCCAGTACTTACAGGATGTGAAAAAGTTCCGTAGCCTTGAACAGATTGAAGCTGAGTCAAAAGTTACCAAGAAAGAGGAACCAGTGAGAGAAGATTATCCTATTAGGGAAGTTGCAGCTCAAGAAGCTCATCTTGCTCAAAGAAAATCTAAACCTTCTGGCTTTGAAACTGCAGCTAAAATAGAACCAACAGATGAGAATCCTGTAATGGAAAACTATGTCCGCACCATAGCCAAAAGAGTAGCACTACAAGGCAATAAGATAACCAAAAGGACAATGAGAGCAAAATGCTTTGAACTCGTACAAATGGGAGACATCCCTACAGAACTAAAGGATGAAATCTACCAGTACATCAATGACAATTGTCCTGGAGAAAAATGA